One Clostridia bacterium genomic region harbors:
- a CDS encoding sigma-70 family RNA polymerase sigma factor — MDNIRLNRCVKELKKGKQQYFDEFFELTKNAVFYITFSVLKNQEEANDVMQETYITFLNNLISLDCDKNFHAYLLTIARNKAINVYNQRRFTASIENEEFLSAEAPTIFDSIDTPLLLLCKEKMPAEEWQLIELAVIQGYNRTEIANMLGKPLATIYWQYNKAIEKVKHYYKEVYDER; from the coding sequence ATGGACAACATAAGACTAAACCGTTGCGTTAAGGAGCTAAAAAAAGGTAAGCAACAGTATTTTGACGAATTCTTTGAATTGACGAAAAATGCTGTGTTTTACATTACTTTTAGCGTACTTAAAAATCAAGAGGAAGCTAACGACGTTATGCAAGAAACTTACATAACTTTCCTCAACAACCTTATTAGCCTAGATTGCGATAAAAATTTTCACGCATATCTACTTACGATTGCTCGCAACAAAGCAATTAACGTATATAATCAACGTAGATTTACCGCAAGCATCGAGAATGAAGAATTTCTATCTGCCGAAGCTCCTACTATATTTGATAGCATAGACACGCCTCTACTACTATTATGCAAGGAGAAGATGCCGGCTGAGGAATGGCAGTTAATCGAGCTTGCTGTAATACAAGGTTACAATAGAACCGAAATTGCCAATATGCTGGGTAAGCCTCTTGCCACAATTTACTGGCAATATAATAAAGCCATCGAAAAAGTTAAACACTATTACAAGGAGGTGTACGATGAAAGATAA
- a CDS encoding lipoate--protein ligase, whose protein sequence is MDNLQLYISNSSNVYRNIAIECCLHKYYSFCPTLYLWSNDNTVVIGKHQLANLECNIAELFNNQGLLARRLSGGGAVYHDKHNLCFSFICNKNIFNISQNYDIIIKALRLFGIESSLSGRNDLESSGRKFSGNAFYTKDGAIVHHGTLLIDTDIALMQKLLLVNKRKLVGHGVDSVISRVVNLKELNSSITKLDLINAIISISQVDKAKQIEFNQEQNDYITQQIEFLSSSQWLYGFDNYVSQAEGSFSWGNAKVFYTVEKGKIANIKITTDSLFVEQISEAEQFLVGVNPLTYQVDGSLFEQNKLTIINDVINLINK, encoded by the coding sequence ATGGATAATTTACAATTATATATCTCTAATAGTTCAAATGTTTATCGCAATATCGCCATAGAATGTTGTTTGCATAAATATTACAGTTTTTGTCCTACGTTATATCTTTGGAGCAACGACAATACCGTGGTAATAGGCAAACATCAACTCGCTAATTTGGAATGTAACATAGCCGAACTTTTTAACAATCAAGGCTTGCTTGCAAGGCGATTATCCGGCGGAGGGGCGGTCTATCACGACAAGCACAACCTTTGTTTTTCATTTATTTGCAACAAGAATATCTTTAATATTTCTCAAAACTATGATATAATTATTAAGGCGTTAAGACTGTTTGGAATAGAGTCAAGTCTTAGCGGACGCAACGATTTAGAGTCTAGCGGAAGAAAGTTTTCGGGCAACGCATTTTATACCAAAGACGGCGCAATAGTGCATCACGGCACGCTGTTGATTGATACCGACATAGCTTTAATGCAAAAACTGCTACTTGTAAACAAGCGTAAGTTGGTAGGTCACGGCGTAGATTCGGTAATAAGTAGGGTAGTCAATCTTAAAGAGTTAAATTCTAGTATTACCAAACTTGACTTAATTAACGCTATTATTTCAATCAGTCAAGTAGATAAGGCTAAGCAAATTGAGTTTAACCAAGAGCAAAACGACTATATAACGCAACAAATAGAATTTCTTTCTAGCTCGCAATGGCTATATGGATTTGATAATTACGTAAGTCAAGCAGAGGGCAGTTTTAGTTGGGGCAATGCCAAAGTGTTCTACACCGTCGAAAAAGGAAAAATAGCTAACATTAAAATTACTACCGATTCGCTCTTTGTCGAACAAATTAGCGAGGCAGAACAATTCTTAGTTGGCGTCAATCCGCTTACCTATCAAGTTGACGGTTCATTGTTTGAGCAAAATAAGCTTACAATTATTAACGATGTAATTAATTTAATAAATAAATAA
- the gcvPB gene encoding aminomethyl-transferring glycine dehydrogenase subunit GcvPB: MKLVFERSVEGRSGYEFPISTVPQYNLNCKTRQVEAQLPSLCELDVVRHFTALSKQVYGVDEGFYPLGSCTMKYNPKLNEELARLEGFANVHPTQELSEVKGSLTIIENMQQALCSLTGMDFFTLQPSAGAHGEYTGMMLIKKYHDVRGDKKRTKIIIPDSAHGTNPASANMNGFEVVTVPSNAEGGVDIEALATLIGEDTAGLMLTNPNTLGLFDKNILKITDMIHLVGGLCYYDGANLNAVMGVCRPGDMGFDVVHLNVHKTLSAPHGGGGPGSGPVGCKQILAEFLPTPTFNKIDSVNSIGKVRSFFGNFPVYLRGYAYMLTLGKEGLKQASQLAVLNANYLKLLLSKDYVCAYNRTCMHEFVLDLSNFKRDFNTSALDIAKAMMDYKLHPPTMYFPLIVHEALMFEPTETESKETLESVASIMSEIALRAHSGEDLHVCPTKAPVGRADEVAAARQPITRYQK, encoded by the coding sequence ATGAAATTAGTATTTGAGAGAAGCGTAGAAGGCAGAAGCGGATACGAATTTCCTATTTCTACCGTTCCGCAATATAATTTAAACTGTAAGACTAGACAGGTAGAGGCGCAACTACCAAGTCTATGCGAGCTTGACGTAGTAAGGCATTTTACCGCTCTTTCTAAGCAAGTTTATGGCGTAGACGAAGGTTTTTACCCGTTAGGCAGTTGCACAATGAAGTATAATCCTAAGCTTAACGAGGAACTTGCAAGACTTGAAGGTTTTGCCAACGTTCACCCCACGCAAGAACTTAGCGAAGTAAAAGGTAGCCTTACAATTATAGAGAATATGCAACAAGCGCTGTGTTCGTTAACTGGTATGGACTTTTTTACCCTTCAACCATCGGCAGGGGCGCACGGCGAATACACCGGAATGATGTTGATAAAAAAATATCACGACGTAAGAGGGGATAAGAAACGCACAAAAATTATTATTCCCGATTCGGCGCACGGCACAAACCCCGCAAGCGCAAATATGAACGGCTTTGAGGTCGTGACTGTTCCAAGTAACGCCGAAGGCGGAGTAGACATAGAGGCGTTAGCCACCTTAATCGGCGAAGATACCGCAGGTTTAATGCTTACCAACCCTAACACGCTAGGGTTATTTGACAAAAATATTTTGAAGATAACCGATATGATTCACTTAGTAGGCGGTTTATGCTATTACGACGGAGCAAATCTTAACGCAGTTATGGGCGTATGCCGTCCGGGCGATATGGGTTTTGACGTAGTTCACCTTAACGTGCATAAGACTCTCTCAGCCCCTCACGGCGGTGGAGGGCCTGGTAGCGGACCTGTTGGTTGTAAACAAATTCTTGCCGAGTTTTTGCCCACGCCTACTTTTAACAAAATAGATAGTGTAAATTCAATCGGCAAAGTAAGAAGTTTTTTTGGCAATTTCCCAGTTTATCTAAGAGGTTACGCATATATGTTAACTCTTGGCAAAGAGGGGCTCAAACAAGCTAGTCAACTTGCCGTACTCAATGCAAATTATCTTAAACTGTTGCTAAGCAAAGACTATGTTTGCGCTTATAATCGTACTTGCATGCACGAATTTGTGCTAGATTTATCTAATTTTAAGCGTGATTTTAATACCAGTGCGCTTGATATAGCCAAAGCTATGATGGACTACAAACTTCACCCTCCAACAATGTACTTCCCTTTAATCGTACACGAGGCATTGATGTTTGAACCTACCGAAACAGAAAGCAAAGAAACGCTAGAAAGCGTAGCTAGCATAATGAGCGAAATTGCGCTTAGAGCGCATTCGGGCGAAGATTTACACGTTTGTCCAACAAAAGCTCCCGTAGGTCGAGCCGACGAAGTAGCCGCAGCAAGGCAACCTATCACAAGGTATCAAAAGTAA
- a CDS encoding metallophosphoesterase: MKLIHCSDLHLDSSLNALPSELAKKRRMELITTFVRLTEYANDNGVSVIMLAGDIFDTNFATFATKERFASIIKSNANIDFLCLEGNHDEQNFLSTLNYPNLKRFNSTWTSYSYGNVVICGASCGEISCLASSLSLSPTNQNIVLLHAQIASRSQNDNLNLVDFTNKNIDYLALGHLHAFRQDKLDRRGKYCYCGCLEGRGYDELGQKGFVLLDTCDNIKSTFIPFAYRQVEQISLDLTSLNYAQILDSAKTLLKNVNPTSIVRLVLEGSYKIDTYTGIKELEEIYSQKFFYFCVKDASKPEIDKSQEICLSNQFMSYVASSTLTEQQKGKVIEYGLKALRGENL; encoded by the coding sequence ATGAAATTAATACATTGTTCGGATTTACATCTAGATTCGTCGCTAAACGCTTTGCCTAGCGAACTGGCAAAAAAACGCAGAATGGAGTTAATTACTACTTTTGTAAGGCTTACCGAGTACGCAAATGATAACGGAGTTAGCGTTATTATGCTTGCCGGCGATATTTTTGACACTAACTTTGCAACTTTTGCCACAAAAGAACGGTTTGCTTCGATAATCAAATCAAATGCAAACATTGACTTCTTGTGTCTTGAAGGCAATCACGACGAACAAAATTTCCTCTCCACTTTAAATTATCCCAACCTTAAACGCTTTAATTCGACTTGGACAAGTTATAGTTACGGCAACGTTGTCATTTGTGGCGCAAGCTGTGGCGAAATATCTTGCCTTGCTAGCTCTTTGTCGCTTAGCCCTACAAACCAAAATATCGTTCTTCTTCACGCTCAAATTGCAAGTCGTTCGCAAAATGACAATCTTAACCTTGTAGACTTTACAAACAAAAATATTGACTATCTCGCCTTAGGGCATTTGCACGCATTTAGACAAGACAAACTTGACAGGCGAGGCAAATATTGTTACTGCGGTTGTCTTGAAGGCAGAGGGTACGACGAGCTTGGGCAAAAAGGCTTTGTTCTATTAGACACTTGCGACAATATAAAGTCGACATTTATCCCCTTTGCATACAGGCAAGTCGAACAAATCAGTCTTGACTTAACTTCGCTTAATTATGCGCAAATACTTGACTCGGCAAAAACTTTACTTAAAAATGTAAATCCTACCAGTATAGTTCGTTTGGTGTTAGAGGGTAGTTACAAAATAGACACTTATACGGGCATAAAAGAACTTGAAGAAATATATTCGCAAAAGTTCTTCTACTTCTGCGTAAAAGACGCTAGCAAACCCGAAATTGATAAAAGTCAAGAAATATGTTTGAGCAATCAATTTATGTCTTATGTGGCGTCGTCTACGCTTACCGAGCAACAAAAAGGCAAGGTAATCGAGTACGGGCTTAAAGCGTTAAGGGGAGAAAACTTATGA
- the gcvT gene encoding glycine cleavage system aminomethyltransferase GcvT, whose amino-acid sequence MIKKTPLFEAHNKLEGKVVEFAGYYLPIQYPTGIVAEHNAVRHNAGLFDVSHMGEFEISGKRAKEFINFLVTNEMSDIKEGQCRYTLMLNDAGGIIDDFIVYCINQEKFWLVVNASNRDKDAEWINSHLFSQVKFVDASNDYGQLALQGPKAQEILKKLTDTFPQEAYTFVDNVKLVGAKCVISRTGYTGEDGFEIYVPEKYTEKLFFKLLELGKDDGLLACGLGCRDTLRFEAYMPLYGHELGEDYLATEVGLNFFIKMDKDFIGKASLQAFAPKYKRKGVKLIDRGIAREHFPVFSDDKQIGFVTTGTMSPTLNSAIAMVRIDKDYNQPYCYIEVRGKKLKAEFVKTPFYKRQVII is encoded by the coding sequence ATGATTAAGAAAACACCTCTTTTTGAAGCTCACAACAAACTCGAAGGCAAGGTTGTAGAGTTTGCCGGTTACTATCTACCAATTCAATACCCAACAGGCATTGTCGCCGAGCATAATGCGGTAAGGCATAACGCCGGCTTATTTGACGTTTCGCACATGGGCGAATTTGAAATTAGCGGTAAGCGAGCCAAAGAATTTATTAATTTTCTTGTAACAAACGAAATGAGCGACATCAAGGAAGGTCAATGCCGTTATACGTTAATGCTTAACGACGCAGGCGGAATAATTGACGACTTTATAGTCTACTGCATTAATCAAGAGAAATTCTGGCTTGTAGTCAATGCAAGTAATCGAGATAAGGACGCCGAGTGGATAAATAGCCATTTATTTTCCCAAGTTAAATTTGTCGACGCTTCAAACGACTATGGTCAACTTGCCTTACAAGGGCCAAAAGCCCAAGAAATTCTCAAAAAGTTAACCGATACTTTTCCGCAAGAAGCCTATACTTTTGTAGACAACGTTAAATTAGTTGGCGCAAAATGTGTAATTTCCAGAACTGGTTATACCGGCGAAGATGGGTTTGAAATTTATGTTCCTGAAAAATATACCGAGAAGTTGTTCTTTAAATTACTAGAACTAGGCAAAGACGACGGACTGCTTGCTTGCGGGCTAGGTTGTAGGGATACGCTTAGATTTGAAGCTTATATGCCCCTTTATGGTCACGAACTAGGCGAAGACTATTTAGCAACCGAAGTTGGTCTTAATTTCTTTATAAAAATGGATAAAGACTTTATCGGCAAAGCTTCTTTGCAAGCTTTTGCCCCTAAATACAAACGCAAAGGCGTTAAGCTTATCGATAGAGGTATTGCAAGAGAACATTTCCCAGTATTTAGCGATGACAAGCAAATAGGTTTTGTTACAACAGGCACAATGTCGCCAACCTTAAATTCGGCAATAGCTATGGTAAGAATTGATAAAGATTATAATCAACCTTACTGCTATATCGAAGTAAGAGGCAAGAAACTTAAAGCCGAATTTGTAAAGACACCCTTCTATAAAAGACAAGTTATTATATAA
- a CDS encoding AAA family ATPase, translated as MRIISCHIDGFGKLVNLDYEFAPTLNSICQPNGWGKTTLAVFIKAMLYDIQDVRKDSICDNEYDKYKPFADCVFGGSLIFSQNDKIYRIERTFGRTKDKKSCVVYDQKTNMTTTDYDNTQEIGVQVLGVDVNTYMRSYYLPQNIELTSSDENSSLNSLLAGQSEENYKKALDILDKKRMSYKLKKGRGGLICKLEDKISQLQLDENQARKAQNQVEVFEKQLDFTNQQIKELETQIITLKQKIALSTKQSQQNIYLEHIKTLENKLDELIEQTKSLKESLPLDILDENKISQLMDKNTELIELAQTKLNLDLQPTQTNQKTLSGKSKIAFYALIAMFIACLVGGCVAFVYDTLIGIILIALAFVCSAVSFVIFYNNKLNQNTMYSKQTNDEQTLKNRQAEIEGKIANINEYLSKYFGKICLNYSNEIIALQQKLSLLSQNCKQINELKQEIADYKTEHNLEGKQLSVQNIELLQRQLDLSIAKINALTHDLATEESQIKTYKNLADKLVEIVEQQEYLGEELKKCEEEFTLIDYTSTFLKKAKQELALEYLPKLRQNFKQLINIFTELNFDLDINLTPSFTLLGQTRKYDFLSQGYKDIVKLCSRLALCGCLDNKNNFLILDDPLANMDDDKLVEAKRLLVELSKQYQIIYIVCHSSRS; from the coding sequence ATGAGAATTATTTCTTGTCATATAGATGGTTTTGGCAAATTAGTAAATCTAGATTACGAATTTGCCCCCACCCTAAACTCAATATGTCAACCTAACGGCTGGGGAAAAACCACGCTTGCGGTATTTATTAAAGCTATGCTTTATGATATTCAGGACGTTAGAAAAGACTCTATTTGCGACAACGAATACGACAAATACAAGCCTTTCGCCGATTGCGTGTTTGGCGGAAGTTTAATTTTTAGTCAAAATGACAAGATATACCGCATTGAACGCACTTTTGGAAGGACAAAAGACAAAAAATCTTGCGTTGTATACGACCAAAAAACCAATATGACGACCACGGACTACGATAATACGCAAGAAATAGGCGTTCAAGTGTTGGGAGTAGATGTAAACACCTATATGCGTAGCTACTATTTGCCACAAAATATAGAACTAACGTCGAGTGACGAGAATAGTAGTTTAAACAGCTTGCTTGCCGGTCAAAGCGAGGAAAATTACAAAAAAGCGCTTGACATTCTTGACAAAAAAAGAATGTCTTACAAACTTAAAAAAGGGCGAGGCGGACTGATTTGTAAATTGGAGGATAAAATTAGCCAACTTCAACTGGACGAAAACCAAGCTAGAAAGGCTCAAAATCAAGTCGAAGTTTTTGAAAAACAGCTAGACTTTACAAATCAACAAATTAAGGAACTTGAAACGCAAATAATAACACTTAAACAAAAAATAGCTTTGTCCACAAAACAAAGCCAACAAAATATATATTTAGAGCATATTAAAACGTTAGAGAATAAGCTAGACGAACTTATAGAACAAACTAAGAGCCTTAAAGAGAGTCTGCCCTTAGATATACTTGACGAAAACAAAATTTCTCAACTTATGGATAAAAACACCGAGTTAATAGAACTGGCTCAAACTAAACTAAACTTAGACCTTCAACCTACGCAAACTAATCAAAAAACTTTGTCTGGTAAATCAAAGATTGCTTTTTATGCCCTTATCGCAATGTTTATAGCTTGTTTAGTTGGCGGTTGCGTAGCTTTCGTATACGATACTTTAATCGGCATAATTTTAATAGCCCTAGCTTTTGTATGTTCGGCTGTAAGTTTTGTCATATTCTATAACAATAAATTAAACCAAAATACAATGTACTCTAAGCAAACAAACGACGAGCAAACCTTAAAAAATAGACAAGCCGAGATTGAAGGCAAGATAGCTAATATTAACGAATACTTATCTAAATATTTTGGTAAAATTTGCTTAAATTACTCAAATGAAATTATTGCCCTGCAACAAAAGTTGTCTTTGCTAAGTCAAAACTGTAAACAAATTAACGAGCTTAAACAAGAAATTGCCGATTACAAAACCGAACACAATCTTGAAGGCAAACAATTATCCGTTCAAAATATAGAATTGCTTCAAAGACAGCTAGATTTAAGCATCGCAAAGATTAACGCCCTTACTCACGACCTTGCCACAGAAGAAAGTCAAATAAAAACGTACAAAAATTTGGCAGATAAACTTGTAGAAATTGTTGAGCAACAAGAATATTTGGGCGAAGAACTTAAAAAATGCGAAGAAGAATTTACCTTGATTGACTATACTTCTACCTTTTTAAAAAAGGCAAAACAAGAACTTGCGTTAGAATATTTGCCAAAATTAAGACAAAACTTTAAACAACTAATCAACATTTTTACCGAGCTTAACTTTGACCTAGACATCAATTTAACCCCGTCTTTTACCTTGCTTGGTCAAACAAGAAAATATGATTTTTTGTCGCAAGGGTACAAAGATATTGTCAAGCTGTGTTCTAGGCTGGCTCTATGCGGGTGTCTTGACAACAAAAATAACTTCTTAATATTAGACGACCCCTTAGCTAATATGGACGACGACAAACTTGTAGAGGCTAAAAGACTGCTTGTCGAACTTTCGAAACAATATCAAATAATATATATCGTCTGTCACAGTAGTCGTAGCTAA
- the gcvPA gene encoding aminomethyl-transferring glycine dehydrogenase subunit GcvPA, with protein MSKYTPHTQEEIKSMLASLNMTSLDELYADVPQNIACKNLDIASGLSQYEVSQQIKSYAKINKCYSTILRGAGIYDHIIPSVVGAIVNKEEFVTAYTPYQAEISQGVLQGIFEYQSLMCSLTGMEVSNASMYDGASAVAEAIIMCAEKKNKAIVLGQVNPEYKQVCSTYCYAHNKEIVFIEDKDGLADIDAIKNAIDINTACVVAQSPNYYGLIEDMELIGQLCKENNVKFIYVFNPIALALLPTPAECGADIAVGEGQQLGMNMYYGGAALGILTCSKTMMRRMPGRIVGQTVDGQGNRVFVLTLQAREQHIKRERATSSICSNQALNAFTALVYLSTIGKEGFKQLAKQCVNNAHYLANQIVNNGGKLKYSGEFFNEFVVNGGKDVVERLKCQDILGGLSLGQDTLWCATEKQTKQELDKASVAFLGGK; from the coding sequence ATGTCAAAATATACTCCGCACACGCAAGAGGAAATTAAATCGATGTTGGCTTCGTTAAATATGACAAGCCTTGACGAGCTTTATGCCGATGTTCCTCAAAACATAGCGTGTAAAAATTTAGATATAGCAAGCGGTTTATCTCAGTACGAGGTAAGCCAACAAATCAAGTCTTATGCAAAAATTAACAAATGCTACTCTACTATACTTAGAGGCGCAGGTATTTACGACCACATTATTCCTAGCGTAGTAGGGGCGATTGTCAACAAAGAAGAATTTGTTACCGCATACACCCCTTACCAAGCCGAAATTAGTCAAGGCGTATTACAGGGCATATTTGAGTATCAATCGTTAATGTGTTCGCTTACGGGTATGGAAGTAAGCAACGCTTCTATGTACGACGGAGCAAGCGCAGTCGCCGAAGCTATAATAATGTGCGCCGAAAAGAAAAATAAAGCCATAGTTCTAGGACAAGTAAACCCCGAGTACAAGCAAGTTTGTTCTACATATTGCTATGCGCACAATAAAGAAATTGTCTTTATAGAAGATAAAGACGGTCTTGCCGATATTGACGCAATCAAGAATGCTATTGACATTAACACAGCGTGCGTAGTTGCCCAAAGTCCAAATTATTATGGTTTAATCGAAGATATGGAGTTGATAGGTCAACTTTGCAAAGAAAATAATGTTAAATTTATCTATGTGTTTAACCCGATAGCTTTGGCGTTATTACCTACTCCGGCAGAATGTGGCGCAGATATAGCCGTCGGCGAAGGTCAACAGCTAGGAATGAATATGTATTACGGCGGAGCGGCGCTTGGAATTTTAACTTGTAGCAAGACTATGATGAGAAGAATGCCGGGACGAATTGTCGGTCAAACCGTAGACGGACAGGGAAACAGAGTTTTTGTCTTGACTTTACAAGCAAGAGAACAACATATTAAACGTGAAAGAGCTACAAGCTCAATTTGTTCTAACCAAGCCCTCAACGCTTTTACCGCCCTAGTTTATCTGTCGACAATCGGCAAAGAAGGGTTTAAGCAACTAGCTAAACAATGTGTAAACAATGCGCATTATCTTGCAAATCAAATTGTAAATAATGGCGGAAAGCTTAAATATTCGGGAGAGTTTTTCAACGAATTTGTAGTCAACGGCGGTAAAGACGTAGTAGAAAGGCTTAAATGTCAAGATATTTTAGGCGGACTGAGTCTTGGTCAAGATACTTTGTGGTGCGCAACCGAAAAACAAACCAAACAAGAGTTAGATAAGGCGAGCGTAGCCTTTTTGGGAGGCAAATAA
- the proS gene encoding proline--tRNA ligase — protein MQKEFVKEVADINLDFPQWYTDVVKKAELADYGAARGTIIFRPYGYAIWENIQHELDKRIKAMGHENVYFPLFFPTSLLEKEAEHVAGFAPEVATITRGGKEELTETLVVRPTSETVFSTAYSQWVQSYRDLPMLYNQWANVVRWEKTTRPFLRTREFLWQEGHTIHATKEEAIKETLDILAMYKDFCRKFLAMDVLTGKKSEKEKFAGAVATYGMESMTLDGKSLQAGTSHFFGDNFARAYDIKYLDKSGKQQYVWQTSWGVSTRLIGALIMAHGDQRGLILPPKVAPTQVIVIPIASYKEGVQETAEKLVKMLNKANIRAKGDFTDQREGWKFNQYEMKGVPLRIEVGPRDIASNVMCCVRRDDYSKNNLPLYDIASVKKLLKTIQADMLTSSQNFMSSHLVRVDTLEEMGVALDGGNMTKACWCGCAECEAKIKEKFQASSRVMLKTDVNGKCICCGKSGKMIEMVFARAY, from the coding sequence ATGCAGAAAGAATTTGTTAAAGAAGTTGCCGATATCAACTTAGATTTTCCACAGTGGTACACTGACGTAGTTAAAAAGGCCGAGCTAGCCGACTATGGCGCAGCAAGAGGCACAATCATATTTAGACCTTATGGTTACGCTATTTGGGAGAATATTCAACACGAACTTGACAAGCGTATTAAGGCAATGGGACACGAAAACGTATATTTCCCCTTGTTTTTCCCCACCTCTTTGCTTGAAAAAGAGGCGGAACACGTTGCAGGTTTTGCCCCCGAAGTTGCCACTATCACTAGGGGCGGTAAGGAAGAGTTGACTGAGACATTAGTAGTTCGTCCTACTAGCGAAACGGTATTTTCAACGGCTTATTCACAATGGGTGCAGTCGTATAGAGATTTGCCTATGCTTTACAATCAATGGGCAAACGTTGTAAGATGGGAGAAGACCACACGACCTTTTTTACGCACCAGAGAATTTTTATGGCAAGAAGGACACACAATTCACGCCACAAAAGAGGAAGCTATCAAAGAAACGCTAGATATTTTGGCAATGTACAAAGATTTCTGTCGCAAATTTTTAGCTATGGATGTCCTTACCGGTAAAAAGAGTGAAAAAGAGAAGTTTGCAGGCGCAGTCGCTACCTATGGTATGGAGTCTATGACGCTTGACGGCAAGAGCTTACAGGCGGGTACTTCGCACTTTTTTGGCGATAATTTTGCGCGCGCTTATGATATTAAATATCTTGACAAATCAGGCAAGCAACAATATGTATGGCAAACTAGTTGGGGCGTATCTACAAGGTTAATCGGGGCGCTAATAATGGCGCACGGCGACCAAAGAGGGCTAATTCTTCCGCCTAAGGTTGCTCCTACGCAAGTTATAGTAATTCCAATCGCCTCTTATAAAGAGGGCGTGCAAGAAACAGCCGAAAAACTTGTTAAAATGCTTAACAAGGCAAATATTAGGGCAAAGGGCGACTTTACCGACCAAAGAGAAGGTTGGAAGTTTAATCAATATGAAATGAAAGGCGTTCCGCTAAGAATTGAAGTTGGGCCAAGAGATATAGCTAGCAACGTTATGTGTTGCGTAAGAAGGGACGATTACAGTAAGAACAATTTGCCTCTATACGACATTGCGTCGGTAAAGAAGTTGTTAAAGACAATACAAGCCGATATGCTTACTTCTTCGCAAAACTTTATGTCTTCTCACCTTGTGCGGGTAGATACGCTTGAAGAAATGGGCGTTGCATTAGACGGTGGCAATATGACTAAGGCTTGTTGGTGCGGTTGTGCGGAATGCGAGGCTAAGATTAAAGAAAAATTCCAAGCGTCAAGCAGAGTTATGCTCAAAACCGACGTTAACGGTAAATGTATATGTTGCGGTAAGTCAGGTAAAATGATTGAGATGGTATTTGCAAGAGCTTACTAA
- the gcvH gene encoding glycine cleavage system protein GcvH, with the protein MSNIRFNKSHEWLCEKDGKYLVGISSYAASELGDIVYVNLPEVGSKVEAGKMLCDIESVKASSEILSPANGTVVATNQELIDHPELINEDAYANWIAQIEVTSVQELLSQEEYDAMVK; encoded by the coding sequence ATGAGTAATATCCGTTTTAACAAATCACACGAATGGTTATGTGAAAAAGATGGCAAATATCTTGTAGGAATATCTTCCTACGCCGCTAGCGAGCTAGGCGACATAGTGTATGTAAATCTACCCGAAGTTGGTTCAAAGGTCGAAGCAGGCAAAATGCTTTGCGATATTGAGTCGGTAAAAGCAAGTAGCGAAATACTTAGCCCGGCAAATGGGACTGTTGTAGCGACAAACCAAGAGCTTATCGACCACCCCGAATTAATCAATGAGGACGCATACGCTAACTGGATTGCTCAAATCGAAGTTACAAGCGTACAAGAGCTACTTAGTCAGGAAGAATACGACGCAATGGTAAAATAA